The Shinella zoogloeoides genome includes a region encoding these proteins:
- a CDS encoding sugar phosphate isomerase/epimerase family protein → MPLTLSLNTNPLVNRFADPDDLIETVARDLRLRDLQLTHEFINPSWNAATIRRLTRRMDRALQRTGVRVTSGMTGPYGRLNHFGHPDADVRRYYVDWFKTFADIIGDLGGTSVGTQFAIFTYKDYDDPARREELIRIAIDCWAEVAEHAKDAGLSYVFWEPMSIGREFGETIAECVRLQDRLTAANMAVPMWMMADIDHGDVTSSNPDDFDPYAWARAVPKVSPIIHIKQSLMDKGGHRPFTAEFNARGRIQPEPLLKAFAEGGAVDNEICLELSFKEREPNDRQVIAQIAESIAFWAPHIDTGASDLKLG, encoded by the coding sequence ATGCCGCTGACGCTTTCGCTCAACACCAATCCGCTGGTCAACCGCTTCGCCGATCCCGACGACCTGATCGAGACCGTCGCGCGGGACCTTCGCCTGCGCGACCTCCAGCTGACGCACGAATTCATCAATCCGAGCTGGAACGCCGCGACGATCCGCCGGCTGACGCGCCGGATGGACCGCGCGCTCCAGCGCACCGGCGTGCGCGTCACCTCGGGCATGACCGGCCCCTATGGCCGCCTCAACCATTTCGGCCATCCGGATGCGGATGTGCGCCGCTACTATGTCGACTGGTTCAAGACCTTCGCCGACATTATCGGCGATCTCGGCGGCACCTCCGTCGGAACGCAGTTCGCCATCTTCACCTACAAGGACTATGACGACCCGGCCCGCCGGGAAGAGCTGATCCGCATCGCCATCGACTGCTGGGCGGAGGTGGCGGAGCATGCGAAGGACGCCGGCCTCTCCTATGTCTTCTGGGAGCCGATGAGCATCGGCCGCGAATTCGGCGAGACCATCGCCGAATGCGTCAGGCTTCAGGACCGGCTCACCGCGGCGAACATGGCCGTTCCCATGTGGATGATGGCCGATATCGACCATGGCGACGTCACCTCCAGCAATCCCGACGATTTCGACCCCTATGCCTGGGCGCGCGCCGTGCCGAAGGTCTCGCCGATCATCCACATCAAGCAGAGCCTGATGGACAAGGGCGGGCACCGTCCCTTCACCGCCGAGTTCAACGCCAGGGGCCGCATCCAGCCGGAACCGCTGCTGAAGGCCTTTGCCGAGGGCGGCGCGGTCGACAACGAGATCTGCCTGGAACTCTCCTTCAAGGAACGCGAGCCGAACGACCGGCAGGTCATTGCCCAGATCGCCGAAAGCATCGCCTTCTGGGCGCCGCATATCGATACCGGTGCATCCGACCTCAAGCTGGGCTGA
- a CDS encoding glycerol-3-phosphate dehydrogenase, producing the protein MNEPELIDLFVIGGGINGAGIARDAAGRGLKVVLCEKDDLAEGTSSRSGKLVHGGLRYLEYYEFRLVREALIEREVLLNAAPHIIWPMRFVLPHSPEDRPAWLVRLGLFLYDHLGGRRKLPGTRTLDLARDPEGTPILDQYTRGFEYSDCWVDDARLVTLNALGAAEKGAVVLTRSPAVSARRENGVWIVETKNRVTGETRAFRAKCVVNCAGPWVSDVINRVAGSNSTRNVRLVKGSHIIVPKFWAGSNAYLVQNHDKRVIFINPYEGDKALIGTTDIAYEGRAEDVSADETEIDYLLKAVNRYFKEKLRRQDVLHSFSGVRPLFDDGKGNPSAVTRDYVFDLDETGGAPLLNVFGGKITTFRELAERGMHRLRHIFPNMGGGWTEKAPLPGGDMPNADYETFANGLRDTYPWMPRKLVHHYGRLYGTRTGLVVGGATGIDGLGRHFGGQFYEAEARYLVATEWAQTAEDILYRRTKHYLHLTEAERAAFADWFDAARPAAA; encoded by the coding sequence ATGAACGAGCCCGAGCTTATTGACCTCTTCGTGATCGGCGGCGGCATCAACGGCGCCGGCATCGCCCGCGATGCGGCAGGCCGCGGACTGAAGGTCGTGCTCTGCGAGAAGGACGATCTGGCCGAGGGTACCTCCTCCCGTTCCGGCAAGCTGGTGCATGGCGGCCTGCGCTATCTCGAATATTACGAATTCCGCCTGGTGCGCGAGGCGCTGATCGAGCGCGAAGTGCTGCTCAACGCCGCCCCGCACATCATCTGGCCGATGCGCTTCGTGCTGCCGCACAGCCCTGAAGACCGTCCCGCCTGGCTCGTCCGCCTCGGCCTCTTCCTTTACGATCACCTCGGCGGCCGCAGGAAACTGCCCGGCACGCGCACGCTGGACCTTGCGCGCGACCCCGAGGGCACGCCGATCCTCGACCAGTACACCCGCGGCTTCGAATATTCCGACTGCTGGGTGGACGACGCCCGCCTCGTGACACTCAACGCGCTCGGCGCGGCGGAAAAGGGCGCCGTGGTGCTGACCCGTTCGCCGGCTGTTTCCGCCCGCCGCGAAAACGGCGTCTGGATCGTGGAGACGAAGAACCGCGTGACGGGCGAGACCCGCGCCTTCCGCGCGAAATGCGTCGTCAACTGTGCCGGCCCGTGGGTGTCCGACGTCATCAACCGCGTCGCCGGCTCCAATTCCACGCGCAATGTGCGCCTCGTCAAGGGCAGCCACATCATCGTGCCGAAGTTCTGGGCAGGCTCCAACGCCTATCTGGTGCAGAACCACGACAAGCGCGTCATCTTCATCAATCCCTACGAGGGCGACAAGGCGCTGATCGGCACCACCGACATCGCCTATGAGGGGCGCGCCGAGGACGTTTCGGCCGACGAGACCGAGATCGACTACCTCTTGAAGGCGGTGAACCGCTACTTCAAGGAGAAGCTGCGCCGGCAGGACGTGCTGCATTCCTTCTCCGGCGTGCGCCCGCTCTTCGACGACGGCAAGGGCAATCCCTCCGCCGTCACCCGCGACTATGTCTTCGACCTCGACGAGACGGGCGGCGCGCCGCTGCTCAACGTCTTCGGCGGCAAGATCACCACCTTCCGCGAGCTTGCCGAGCGCGGCATGCACCGCCTCAGGCACATCTTCCCCAACATGGGCGGCGGCTGGACGGAGAAGGCCCCGCTTCCCGGCGGCGACATGCCGAACGCCGACTACGAGACCTTCGCCAACGGCCTGCGCGACACCTATCCCTGGATGCCGCGCAAGCTGGTGCACCATTACGGCCGCCTCTACGGCACGCGCACCGGGCTCGTCGTCGGCGGCGCGACCGGTATTGATGGGCTCGGCCGGCATTTCGGCGGCCAGTTCTACGAGGCGGAAGCCCGCTATCTCGTCGCCACCGAATGGGCGCAGACGGCCGAGGACATCCTTTACCGCCGCACCAAGCACTACCTGCACCTGACGGAAGCCGAGCGCGCGGCCTTTGCCGACTGGTTCGACGCCGCCCGCCCTGCCGCCGCCTGA
- a CDS encoding GGDEF domain-containing protein, producing the protein MKPLVDTEAMLQLAQLVENAGSLVAVFDPEDRLRFANQAFRAAWFIDDHEQPLWPDLMRRNFHARRGTVVVTQDFETWLRSTLARRGKTGFRAFETDLHDGRWLWMTETMQPNGWMLSVASDISFIRTDERTLRQDRDFAIRASFTDDLTGLPSRRFAMARLAELVGASGGEARDVGCLAVLDIDNFKYINDRFGHSVGDAVLKDFAITLQRHLRKTDILGRVGGEEFLLILPNTVMEDAEAILERMLAAVRHSRPVPDQASFRYTFSAGLAWAESGEEPSDIYRRADLALYAAKMRGRDQLSIEIQPRRHLGEARAEQG; encoded by the coding sequence ATGAAGCCCTTGGTCGACACGGAAGCCATGCTGCAATTGGCGCAGCTCGTGGAGAATGCCGGATCCCTCGTTGCGGTCTTCGACCCGGAGGATCGCCTGCGCTTTGCAAACCAGGCCTTTCGCGCCGCCTGGTTCATCGATGACCATGAACAGCCCCTCTGGCCCGACCTCATGCGGCGGAACTTTCATGCCCGGCGTGGCACCGTCGTCGTGACGCAGGATTTCGAGACATGGCTGCGCTCCACGCTGGCACGGCGCGGCAAGACGGGTTTTCGCGCCTTCGAGACCGACCTTCACGACGGGCGCTGGCTCTGGATGACGGAGACGATGCAGCCGAACGGCTGGATGCTCAGCGTCGCGAGCGACATCAGCTTCATCCGCACCGACGAGCGCACGCTGCGGCAGGATCGCGACTTCGCCATCAGGGCCTCCTTCACGGATGACCTGACCGGCCTTCCCAGCCGCCGCTTCGCGATGGCGCGGCTTGCGGAACTCGTCGGCGCATCCGGCGGCGAGGCCCGCGATGTCGGGTGCCTTGCCGTCCTCGACATCGACAATTTCAAATATATCAACGACCGTTTCGGCCACAGCGTCGGCGACGCCGTCCTGAAGGACTTCGCCATCACCCTGCAGCGCCATCTGCGCAAGACCGATATCCTCGGCCGGGTCGGCGGCGAGGAATTCCTTCTCATCCTGCCGAACACGGTGATGGAAGATGCCGAAGCCATCCTCGAGCGCATGCTGGCGGCGGTTCGCCATTCCCGCCCCGTGCCGGACCAGGCGAGCTTCCGCTACACCTTCTCCGCCGGGCTTGCCTGGGCGGAAAGCGGCGAGGAGCCGAGCGACATCTACCGCAGGGCCGATCTTGCCCTCTACGCCGCCAAGATGCGTGGCCGCGACCAGCTCAGCATCGAGATCCAGCCCCGGCGGCACCTCGGAGAGGCAAGGGCGGAACAAGGATAG
- a CDS encoding DUF2291 domain-containing protein yields MTDATLSKSPRPARSYRWIGIAAVVVLVGAMAFDTKIVQIGSEADVQVQKFSPVAFGAEQFPIIKQSVETRAADAVELSQAIAADKKAASEKYGVNTSTGPVFPVKFTGVVGERKANYNVVAVEGLPPELTVRVQTGPALNGTDLRDATGQIEFGQFKNQIEYQDAGSAINNEVKKVVLDGLDPAALSGKTVSVIGVFKLVNPKSWIVTPVRFDVQ; encoded by the coding sequence ATGACTGACGCCACGCTCTCGAAATCGCCCCGGCCCGCCCGCAGCTACCGCTGGATCGGCATCGCCGCCGTCGTCGTGCTGGTGGGGGCCATGGCCTTCGACACGAAAATCGTGCAGATCGGCTCCGAGGCCGACGTCCAGGTCCAGAAATTCTCGCCCGTGGCCTTCGGTGCCGAGCAGTTCCCGATCATCAAGCAGAGCGTCGAGACGCGCGCTGCCGACGCGGTCGAGCTGTCGCAGGCGATCGCCGCCGACAAGAAGGCCGCCAGCGAGAAATACGGCGTCAACACCTCCACCGGCCCGGTCTTCCCGGTCAAGTTCACCGGCGTGGTCGGCGAGCGCAAGGCGAACTACAACGTCGTCGCCGTCGAAGGCCTGCCGCCCGAGCTGACGGTGCGGGTCCAGACCGGCCCGGCGCTCAACGGCACGGACCTGCGCGATGCGACCGGGCAGATCGAGTTCGGCCAGTTCAAGAACCAGATCGAATACCAGGATGCCGGTTCCGCCATCAACAACGAGGTCAAGAAGGTCGTTCTCGACGGCCTCGATCCGGCGGCCCTTTCCGGCAAGACCGTTTCCGTCATCGGCGTCTTCAAGCTCGTCAATCCGAAGAGCTGGATCGTCACGCCCGTGAGGTTCGACGTCCAATGA
- a CDS encoding DeoR/GlpR family DNA-binding transcription regulator, whose protein sequence is MKREERRQEIINLLVESRAVELDEVAARFGVSKMTIHRDLDDLERAGVLRKVRGGATIDAGTQFESDFRFRERQEADVKLTLAQTAAELVEPGMTVMINDGSMASVLGDVLCSKKPITIITNNAAIMERAKGISGVTLVGLGGTYSAKFNAYLGIVTEEALSRLRADIAFISAPAASGRLAYHMDEAVVRAKRAMMASSRQACLLVNSRRFGHTALHVLADLAEFDTVISDNPLPHDTTAELADRKTVVRIAHKETTT, encoded by the coding sequence GTGAAACGGGAAGAGCGAAGGCAGGAGATCATCAATCTTCTGGTCGAGAGCCGCGCCGTCGAGCTCGACGAGGTCGCCGCGCGCTTCGGCGTTTCCAAAATGACCATCCACCGCGATCTCGACGATCTCGAGCGGGCCGGCGTGCTGCGCAAGGTGCGCGGCGGTGCGACGATCGATGCGGGCACGCAGTTCGAAAGCGACTTCCGCTTCCGCGAACGGCAGGAAGCGGATGTGAAGCTGACCCTTGCCCAAACCGCCGCCGAACTGGTCGAGCCGGGCATGACGGTCATGATCAATGACGGCTCGATGGCCTCGGTGCTCGGCGACGTGCTGTGCTCGAAGAAGCCGATCACCATCATCACCAACAATGCCGCGATCATGGAACGGGCGAAGGGCATTTCCGGCGTCACGCTGGTCGGGCTCGGCGGCACCTATTCGGCCAAGTTCAATGCCTATCTCGGCATCGTCACGGAAGAAGCGCTGTCGCGCCTTCGTGCCGACATCGCCTTCATCTCGGCGCCGGCCGCCTCCGGGCGCCTTGCCTATCACATGGACGAGGCGGTGGTGCGCGCCAAGCGCGCGATGATGGCCTCCAGCCGCCAGGCATGCCTTCTCGTCAACAGCCGGCGCTTCGGCCACACGGCGCTGCACGTGCTCGCCGACCTTGCCGAATTCGACACGGTGATATCCGACAACCCCCTGCCCCACGATACGACGGCCGAGCTTGCCGACCGCAAGACCGTGGTGCGCATCGCCCACAAGGAGACAACGACATGA
- a CDS encoding FGGY-family carbohydrate kinase yields MAEAADLIIGIDAGTSVMKAVAFTLAGRQIASASVRNSYSTGDDGSVTQSLDQTWLDCARALRGLGEKVENLSARAAAIAVTAQGDGTWLVGASNRPVGDAWLWLDARAAPTVERLAASDADRQRFEATGTGLNTCQQGTQLAHMDRHFPELLAGAQVAMHCKDWLYLNLTGVRATDPSEVSFTFGNFRTRRYDDDVLAALGLTHRRNLLPEVIDGTETTHPLTAEAAAAAGLRPGTPVCLGYVDMCMTALGAGVRSEGRNAACSAIGSTGVHLQAKAVSDVVLNAERTGYVIALPIPGIVTQVQTNMGATINLDWLLQLGVDLLGEFGVTVGLNDMIGRIDQWIAASKPGNILYHPYISEAGERGPFVNARARANFTGLASRHRYPDLVRAVVEGLGMATRDCYAAMGALPSELRVSGGAARSASLRGTLGAALGAPVRVSTREEAGAAGASMMAAVAIGAYRTMDDCIADWVTPELGAAERPKAEDTERMNRLFAAYSTVRRGIAPAWDILAAR; encoded by the coding sequence ATGGCTGAGGCCGCCGACCTGATCATCGGCATCGATGCCGGAACCTCCGTCATGAAGGCCGTCGCCTTCACGCTCGCCGGCCGCCAGATCGCCAGCGCCTCCGTGCGCAACAGCTACAGCACCGGCGACGACGGCTCCGTCACGCAATCCCTCGACCAGACCTGGCTCGACTGCGCGCGCGCCCTGCGCGGGCTCGGCGAGAAGGTGGAGAACCTTTCCGCCCGCGCCGCCGCCATCGCCGTCACGGCGCAGGGCGACGGCACCTGGCTCGTCGGCGCCAGCAACCGTCCCGTCGGCGATGCCTGGCTGTGGCTCGACGCGCGCGCGGCTCCCACCGTCGAGCGGCTTGCCGCGAGCGACGCCGACCGCCAGCGCTTCGAGGCGACCGGCACCGGCCTCAACACCTGCCAGCAGGGCACGCAGCTTGCCCATATGGACCGCCATTTCCCGGAACTGCTCGCCGGCGCGCAAGTCGCCATGCACTGCAAGGACTGGCTCTACCTGAACCTCACCGGCGTGCGCGCCACCGATCCGTCGGAAGTGAGCTTCACCTTCGGCAATTTCCGCACGCGCCGCTATGACGACGACGTGCTCGCCGCCCTCGGCCTGACGCACCGCCGCAACCTGCTGCCCGAGGTGATCGACGGCACCGAGACCACGCATCCGCTGACGGCGGAAGCCGCCGCTGCCGCGGGCCTTAGGCCCGGCACGCCGGTCTGCCTCGGCTATGTCGACATGTGCATGACGGCGCTGGGTGCCGGCGTGCGCAGCGAAGGCCGCAATGCCGCCTGTTCCGCCATCGGCTCGACGGGCGTGCATCTCCAGGCGAAGGCGGTTTCCGACGTCGTCCTCAATGCCGAGCGCACCGGCTATGTCATCGCGCTCCCCATCCCCGGCATCGTCACCCAGGTGCAGACCAATATGGGCGCCACGATCAATCTCGACTGGCTGCTCCAGCTCGGCGTTGACCTTCTCGGCGAATTCGGCGTCACCGTCGGCCTTAACGACATGATCGGCCGCATCGACCAGTGGATCGCCGCCAGCAAGCCCGGCAACATCCTCTACCACCCCTATATTTCCGAGGCCGGCGAGCGTGGCCCCTTCGTGAATGCCCGCGCCCGCGCCAATTTCACCGGTCTTGCCAGCCGCCACCGCTATCCGGATCTCGTGCGCGCCGTCGTGGAAGGTCTCGGCATGGCGACGCGCGATTGCTACGCCGCCATGGGGGCCCTGCCCTCGGAGCTGCGCGTCAGCGGCGGCGCCGCCCGGTCCGCTTCGCTGCGCGGTACACTGGGCGCGGCGCTCGGCGCGCCGGTGCGCGTCAGCACGCGTGAGGAGGCGGGCGCCGCCGGCGCCTCGATGATGGCGGCCGTCGCCATCGGCGCCTACCGCACGATGGACGATTGCATTGCCGACTGGGTGACGCCCGAGCTCGGCGCGGCCGAGCGGCCGAAAGCCGAAGACACCGAACGCATGAACCGCCTCTTTGCCGCCTATTCCACCGTGCGCCGGGGCATCGCGCCAGCCTGGGACATCCTGGCCGCGCGCTGA
- a CDS encoding sugar ABC transporter ATP-binding protein, with translation MSAIPETGQKGEVVLAARNVAKSYGSVHALKGVNFDIHRGQVTTLFGENGAGKSTLMKILSGVVRPTSGEIILDGEPVVFASSSQARDRGISIIHQELSLAPNMNVRDNIFMGREIMTSTGVDFAEEERQTRLLMEELEEDIDPLTLVEDLRLGQQQIVEIARALSVNSRILIMDEPTSALSASEVEVLFKVIRDLTGRGVSIVYISHHLEEALQITHHAVVLRDGTMTAYAERKDIDLEWIVRHMVGDNFDLGSPPAGYQMGDVSLSIEGLTVPDPGGAGYSVVDGMSLSVRAGEIVCIYGLMGAGRTELLETVAGRLKSTAGKVVLKGRDVTGQSIAECIRDGLVLVPEDRQRDGLVQTMSVGRNLSLASLGAFTRGLFTSTSREGGLVDSAIRKVHIKTDGGAAAIGSLSGGNQQKVVIGKMLATDPEVILLDEPSRGIDIGAKAEVFKLLAERAKQGLAVVYTTSEVGECLSIAHRIIVMRRGRISAEFGPDATKEQIMAASGEAVHAH, from the coding sequence ATGAGCGCGATCCCCGAAACCGGACAGAAGGGCGAAGTCGTTCTTGCCGCGCGCAACGTGGCGAAATCCTACGGCAGCGTCCATGCCCTCAAGGGCGTCAATTTCGATATCCATCGCGGGCAGGTGACGACCCTGTTCGGCGAAAACGGCGCCGGCAAGTCGACGCTGATGAAGATCCTTTCCGGTGTGGTCAGGCCGACATCGGGCGAAATCATTCTCGATGGGGAACCGGTCGTCTTCGCGTCATCCTCCCAAGCACGTGACCGCGGCATCTCCATCATCCATCAGGAGCTCAGCCTCGCCCCGAACATGAACGTTCGCGACAACATCTTCATGGGGCGCGAGATCATGACCTCCACCGGCGTGGACTTCGCCGAGGAAGAGCGCCAGACGCGCCTCCTGATGGAAGAACTCGAAGAGGACATCGATCCTCTGACGCTCGTCGAGGACCTGCGGCTCGGCCAGCAGCAGATCGTCGAGATTGCGCGCGCCCTTTCGGTCAATTCGCGCATCCTGATTATGGACGAGCCGACCTCGGCCCTGTCGGCCTCCGAGGTCGAGGTGCTGTTCAAGGTCATCCGCGACCTGACCGGCCGCGGCGTCTCCATCGTCTATATCTCGCACCACCTCGAAGAGGCTTTGCAGATCACCCACCATGCGGTGGTGCTGCGCGACGGCACGATGACGGCCTATGCCGAGCGCAAGGACATCGACCTCGAATGGATCGTCCGCCACATGGTGGGCGATAATTTCGACCTCGGCTCGCCGCCGGCCGGCTACCAGATGGGCGATGTCTCGCTCTCCATCGAGGGCCTGACGGTTCCCGATCCGGGCGGCGCCGGCTATTCGGTCGTCGACGGCATGTCGCTGTCGGTGCGCGCGGGCGAGATCGTCTGCATCTACGGCCTGATGGGCGCAGGGCGCACGGAACTGCTCGAAACCGTCGCGGGCCGCCTGAAATCCACCGCCGGCAAGGTCGTGCTGAAGGGCAGGGACGTCACCGGCCAATCGATCGCCGAATGCATCCGCGACGGCCTCGTGCTCGTGCCGGAAGACCGCCAGCGCGACGGACTGGTGCAGACCATGAGCGTCGGCCGCAATCTCTCGCTCGCCAGCCTCGGCGCCTTCACGCGCGGCCTCTTCACCTCGACGTCACGCGAAGGCGGGCTCGTCGATAGCGCGATCCGCAAGGTGCATATCAAGACGGACGGCGGCGCGGCCGCCATCGGCTCGCTGTCGGGCGGCAACCAGCAGAAGGTCGTCATCGGCAAGATGCTGGCGACCGATCCCGAGGTCATCCTGCTCGACGAGCCGAGCCGCGGCATCGACATCGGCGCCAAGGCGGAGGTCTTCAAGCTGCTCGCCGAGCGCGCGAAGCAGGGGCTCGCCGTGGTCTACACGACCTCGGAAGTCGGTGAATGCCTGAGCATCGCCCATCGCATCATCGTCATGCGGCGCGGCCGCATCTCCGCCGAATTCGGTCCCGACGCGACCAAAGAACAGATCATGGCCGCCTCCGGCGAAGCCGTGCATGCCCATTAG
- a CDS encoding triose-phosphate isomerase — translation MSQGRNFWVGTSWKMNKTLAEAKAFAEGLKAADGDRNARIQRFVIPPFTAVREVKALLADTSVKVGAQNMHWADEGAWTGEVSPVMLKDCGLDLVELGHSERREHFGETDEAVGLKTEAAVRHGLVPLICIGETLADRESGRAAEVLARQVRGALGKLDGAQKQAEILLAYEPVWAIGEKGIPATADYADARHAEIAQVAENILGRRIPCLYGGSVNPQNCEELIGCPNIDGLFIGRSAWKVEGYLDILARCAATI, via the coding sequence ATGAGCCAAGGCCGGAACTTCTGGGTCGGCACGAGCTGGAAGATGAACAAGACGCTCGCCGAGGCGAAAGCCTTTGCGGAAGGCCTCAAGGCCGCCGACGGCGACCGGAACGCCCGCATCCAGCGCTTCGTCATTCCGCCCTTCACCGCCGTGCGCGAGGTCAAGGCGCTGCTCGCCGACACCTCCGTCAAGGTTGGCGCGCAGAACATGCATTGGGCCGACGAAGGCGCCTGGACGGGCGAGGTCTCGCCCGTGATGCTGAAGGACTGTGGCCTCGACCTCGTCGAACTCGGCCATTCGGAACGCCGCGAGCATTTCGGCGAGACGGACGAGGCGGTCGGCCTCAAGACGGAAGCGGCCGTGCGCCACGGCCTCGTGCCGCTGATCTGCATCGGCGAAACCCTTGCCGACCGCGAGAGCGGCCGCGCGGCGGAAGTGTTGGCGCGGCAGGTGCGCGGCGCCCTCGGCAAGCTCGACGGCGCGCAGAAGCAGGCCGAAATCCTGCTTGCCTACGAACCCGTCTGGGCCATCGGCGAGAAGGGCATCCCTGCGACCGCCGACTATGCGGATGCACGCCATGCCGAGATCGCCCAGGTGGCGGAAAACATCCTCGGCCGCCGCATCCCCTGCCTCTACGGCGGTTCGGTCAACCCGCAGAACTGCGAGGAACTGATTGGCTGCCCGAATATCGACGGGCTCTTCATCGGCCGCTCGGCCTGGAAGGTTGAAGGCTATCTCGACATCCTGGCGCGCTGCGCCGCAACGATCTGA
- a CDS encoding RpiB/LacA/LacB family sugar-phosphate isomerase: protein MKLAIAGDSAGEGLAKVLADHLKDRHEVHEISRTDAGPDAFYANLSDRVASAVIAGEYDRAILVCGTGIGVCISANKVPGIRAALTHDTYSAERAALSNNAQIITMGARVIGSELAKAIADAYLAQTFDENGRSAGNVKAIDEVDAKYNAGK from the coding sequence ATGAAACTTGCCATTGCCGGTGACAGCGCGGGCGAAGGCCTCGCCAAGGTCCTCGCCGACCACCTGAAGGACCGCCACGAGGTGCACGAGATCTCGCGCACGGATGCCGGCCCGGACGCCTTCTACGCCAATCTCTCCGACCGCGTCGCCTCGGCCGTCATCGCCGGAGAATACGACCGCGCGATCCTCGTCTGCGGTACCGGCATCGGCGTCTGCATCTCGGCCAACAAGGTGCCCGGCATCCGCGCCGCGCTGACGCACGACACCTATTCGGCCGAACGCGCCGCGCTTTCCAACAATGCCCAGATCATCACGATGGGCGCCCGCGTCATCGGCTCGGAACTCGCAAAGGCCATCGCCGACGCCTATCTCGCCCAGACCTTCGACGAGAACGGCCGCTCGGCCGGCAACGTCAAGGCGATCGACGAGGTCGATGCGAAGTACAACGCCGGAAAGTAA
- a CDS encoding sugar-binding transcriptional regulator — protein MTDNEDSLAVRAAWLHYIGGFTQSAVAKRLGIPSVKAHRLIARAVAEGVVKVSIDGDIAECVNLEVALSERYGLGYCEVAPDVDDDALALTTLGHVGADFLRREIERGEVAVIGLGHGRTLSAAVHHLPRISASGTRFVSLLGGLTRNYAANPYDVMHRIAAKTGTQAYVMPVPFFANTEEDREVLLSQRGVSEVFDLARNADLKLVGIGTVDNQAHLVTSGMLQANELEDIRALGGVGELLGHFFDSKGRILETSVTARTLAASFSETGDDRLVAIAGGSSKTEAIRAVLHSHKLHGLITDEATARLLLQSSA, from the coding sequence ATGACCGACAATGAAGACTCCCTCGCCGTCCGCGCCGCCTGGCTGCACTATATCGGGGGCTTCACCCAGTCCGCCGTGGCCAAGCGCCTCGGCATTCCCTCGGTCAAGGCGCACCGGCTGATCGCGCGGGCGGTCGCCGAGGGCGTAGTCAAGGTCAGTATCGACGGCGATATCGCCGAATGCGTCAATCTCGAAGTGGCGCTTTCCGAGCGCTACGGGCTCGGTTACTGCGAGGTGGCGCCCGATGTCGATGACGACGCGCTGGCGCTGACGACGCTCGGCCATGTCGGCGCGGATTTCCTGCGGCGCGAGATCGAGCGCGGCGAAGTCGCCGTCATCGGCCTCGGCCACGGGCGAACGCTCTCGGCCGCCGTGCATCACCTGCCCCGCATCAGCGCCAGCGGCACGCGCTTCGTCTCGCTGCTCGGCGGCCTCACCCGCAACTATGCGGCCAATCCATACGACGTCATGCATCGCATCGCCGCCAAGACGGGCACGCAGGCCTATGTGATGCCCGTGCCCTTCTTCGCCAACACGGAGGAGGACCGCGAGGTGCTGCTGTCGCAGCGCGGCGTCAGCGAGGTCTTCGACCTTGCGCGCAACGCCGACCTGAAGCTCGTCGGCATCGGCACGGTCGACAATCAGGCCCATCTCGTCACGTCGGGCATGCTGCAGGCGAACGAGCTGGAGGATATCCGGGCCCTCGGCGGCGTCGGCGAGCTGCTCGGGCACTTCTTCGACAGCAAGGGCCGCATTCTGGAAACATCGGTGACGGCGCGCACCCTCGCCGCCTCCTTCTCGGAAACCGGCGACGACCGCCTCGTCGCCATTGCCGGCGGCTCCTCCAAGACGGAGGCCATCCGCGCCGTGCTGCACAGCCATAAGCTCCACGGCCTGATCACGGACGAGGCGACGGCACGGCTTCTGCTGCAAAGCTCTGCATGA